A region from the Anaerolineae bacterium genome encodes:
- a CDS encoding ComF family protein, whose translation MAWFLDSILDLLFPPRCGGCGSWGKWFCDDCLKAIRFLKEPHCRFCGNPAEDWGICPSCAREPHSLEGIISVAYFEGPIQKVVHLIKYQGKTALVSPLTELMASRILRNPVQAEGIIPVPLHPSRYRERGFNQSALLAEGLSKHLGIPVLDGALERIRYTRPQVGLNAQERKENVKGAFRANPFKVAGKNLIVVDDVCTTGATLEECGVALKEAGAKRVWGITLARAP comes from the coding sequence ATGGCCTGGTTTTTGGATTCAATCCTGGACCTCCTTTTCCCCCCAAGGTGTGGAGGATGCGGAAGCTGGGGTAAATGGTTCTGCGATGATTGCTTAAAGGCCATCCGATTTTTAAAAGAGCCGCATTGCCGTTTCTGCGGAAATCCTGCGGAAGACTGGGGGATATGTCCTTCCTGCGCCCGCGAGCCCCATTCCCTTGAGGGAATAATCTCTGTAGCCTACTTTGAAGGCCCTATCCAGAAAGTCGTTCACCTTATAAAATACCAGGGAAAAACTGCTCTCGTCTCCCCTCTAACAGAGCTCATGGCTTCCCGAATCCTCCGGAACCCTGTCCAGGCTGAGGGTATAATACCTGTCCCTCTTCATCCTTCCCGCTATCGAGAAAGAGGGTTTAATCAATCAGCCCTGCTGGCAGAAGGCCTCAGCAAACATCTGGGGATCCCTGTGCTCGACGGAGCCCTCGAACGAATCCGTTATACCCGCCCTCAAGTGGGCTTGAATGCCCAGGAAAGGAAAGAAAACGTTAAAGGAGCCTTTAGAGCCAACCCCTTTAAAGTGGCGGGGAAAAACTTAATAGTGGTGGATGACGTCTGCACCACAGGAGCAACCCTCGAAGAATGTGGCGTTGCCCTTAAAGAAGC